A single Nerophis ophidion isolate RoL-2023_Sa linkage group LG26, RoL_Noph_v1.0, whole genome shotgun sequence DNA region contains:
- the LOC133543482 gene encoding serine protease 57-like, with amino-acid sequence MRAITLLLFFVLNGADGTHIVGGRDAPSHSRPYMASLQVQGQHVCGGLLVREDFVLTAAHCRLRRTYTVVLGVDSLTSDEANKQVFTAARDIPHPDYDGHENDIMLLKLNASAQLTEQVQLIALKRGRMGSTDRGSCITAGWGDIGDNRTLPDTLQEVNVTLLSQRTCRRRWRGVPIARTMVCGTGSRDIQGFCSGDSGGPLVCDGEAAGVVSFSGRRCGNPRTPDVYTRISSFTDWISSVLNSNQRNEASNE; translated from the exons ATGCGGGCGATCACCCTGCTGCTCTTCTTTGTCCTAAATG GTGCTGATGGCACTCACATTGTGGGGGGCAGGGATGCTCCTTCACACTCGCGCCCCTACATGGCCTCGCTGCAAGTTCAAGGTCAGCACGTCTGTGGCGGGTTGCTAGTCAGAGAAGACTTTGTCCTCACGGCAGCGCACTGCAGGCTACGTCG GACTTATACAGTGGTGCTTGGAGTGGACTCCCTGACAagtgatgaggccaacaaacaggTGTTTACTGCAGCCAGAGACATTCCCCATCCAGACTACGACGGGCATGAAAATGACATCATGCTCCTGAAG CTTAATGCCAGCGCCCAACTGACAGAGCAGGTGCAGCTGATCGCTCTGAAAAGAGGCCGAATGGGAAGCACAGACAGGGGCTCATGCATCACGGCCGGCTGGGGCGACATCGGCGACAACAGAACCTTGCCCGACACGCTGCAGGAGGTCAACGTCACCCTGCTGTCTCAGCGGACGTGTCGCAGGCGATGGAGGGGGGTCCCCATCGCCAGGACGATGGTCTGCGGCACAGGGTCGCGAGACATACAAGGCTTCTGCTCG GGTGATTCAGGTGGCCCGCTGGTTTGCGACGGCGAGGCTGCAGGCGTGGTGTCGTTCTCTGGGCGAAGATGCGGCAACCCCAGGACTCCCGATGTCTACACGCGCATATCGTCCTTCACAGACTGGATTTCCAGTGTGTTGAACAGCAATCAAAGAAATGAGGCATCAAATGAATAA